The following nucleotide sequence is from Nomascus leucogenys isolate Asia chromosome 13, Asia_NLE_v1, whole genome shotgun sequence.
gagagtgagaggaagaaaattcattttagttacagaagaaaatataataacttattgttatttattatttttatttgtagatccTGGTGAATGTGGGTAATTTTTTCACGTTGGAGTCTGTCTTTGTAGCACCAAGAAAAGGAATTTACAGTTTCAGTTTTCACGTGATTAAAGTCTACCAGAGCCAAACTATCCAGGTGTGTGTTTTGACCCCTTCCATCCATACTCCCAACCAACTGTGCTTATCTTTAGTGGGTTATGTATTTAAGTATTTATCCAAAGTTGTGTTTCCACGATAGAAATAAACAGCCATCTTTAtcgtttattttaaaacacttaatttctaatttttttcctttttaacatccATTAAGATGTGACAAAAAgcatatagaaaaataagcaattgaAGTTATTACCTTAAtaacaatcattttttaaaaatccatggtTTAGTAAAAATTCAGTGACACAAATCTCTTTGTAAGATCATGCTTTCATTTAATGCACGTACAAAAATTACTTGAACTCGTAAGAAAAGTACTTGTATGACTAGTAGAGCTTTACAAGTGCATACTAAATAGATAAAAcacatttgctattttttaaaattatgagataCAGCTAATCAGTAAGAATAAGTCTATGAAGGAGTAACTGTTCAAAATACATTGTTAAAAAAGGGTGCTCTATGCGTATGCTTGAGTTGATCCTCAGTTACTCTGATGCTAATGAATTCTTACCAACTGCCGTTCCAGTTAATATATTTTGTGTTCTGCTTTCTAAGACAATGAGCTTGACCTTACACTCAAAAGCAACAGTGGAGCTAGTTCCAACAATATTCCAGTATGCTAATACTAAATGACACAAATACATGTGCATGGAATTCTAGGATAACCTTTTATTTTATGCTCAGTATTTATCTTATACATTATGTCAATATGAATGATAGATTACACACTTATCTATTAATACTTTTACATGTCCTagtaaatggataaatggatCAGCCTCAGATTTCATTTATTCCATATGACTTTTAAcctaaaaaaaatctagaaaacaaaCTTACTTCCATGGAAAAGGTTTTCCCAACCTCCAATATTTAGAAAAGTATGCAATGCTTGACGCAGTGTAATCAAAATTGTAGAATAGAAAATACTTAATACAGTTTTGAGCTGATTCTAATTATCACTAAAATctctaaaatctaaaatctaaatctaaaatCACTAAAATCACTAAAATCAGTGATAGtggtgattattattttttgttttttgttttttctctgagatagggtctcactctttcacccaggctggaatgcagtggcacaaccgtagctcacttcaacctcaaacccctgagttcaagcgaacctcctgcctcagccttttgagaagctaggactataggtacatgtgaccaactgggctaatttttaaatttgttgttttgtttgttttagagatgaggtcctgctatgttgcccaggctggtcttgaactcctagcttcaagtgatcctcctgccttggcctcccaaaatgttgtaattacaggcatgagccactatgcctggcctgatgATTGTTTTTAATGCTTGTTTCCTAtcagggaaaatagaaaaagaaataaacacacacagacacacatatacacacacttcaTTATTTCAATTGATTTTCAGTAGTATGCATGTTACAGCTGCACAAAAACTCGCAAGGATGTTGGTAGGATTGGGTTGTATCTGGGTTTCTTAGGTTAGTGGGCAGAGGGTCTCTTTTACGAATGTACTGGGAAGCCACAAGCCTgctttatttccaaaagattaTTGTTGGGTGGAAGAGGTAAGTGAAGCAGTAAGCTTCATTTATGTGCTGAAGGGAAGCTAGTTTTCACATGGCTAGGTTGCTCTCCATAGATGCTATACTTTTGTAGGAATTTAAGGAAAttccaatgagaaaaaaaaattttaaaaatcagttcagCAGACATGCAAATATGGCccccacaactggctaatttgaAAGGAAGGGAATATATTTCCTGAACATCAGGTATTTTACTGGGTCTGTCATCTTAGACATTATTTATTCTCCCCAGTAGATGTTTTGACTTTAAAGAGaacttttcaattattatttttcttcttctaggtTAACTTGATGTTAAATGGAAAACCAGTAATATCTGCCTTTGCGGGGGACAAAGATGTTACTCGTGAAGCTGCCACGAATGGTGTCCTACTCTACCTAGATAAAGAGGATAAGGTTTACCTAAAACTGGAGAAAGGTAATTTGGTTGGAGGCTGGCAGTATTCCACGTTTTCTGGCTTTCTGGTGTTCCCCCTATAGGATTCAATTTCTCCGTGATGTTTATCCAGGTGAGGGATGACCCACTCCTGAGTTATTGGAAGATCATTTTTTCATCACTGGATTGATGTCTTTTATTGGTTTCTCATGGGTGGATATGGATTCTAAGGATTCTAGGCCTGTCTGAACCAATACAAAATTTCACAgattatttgtgtgtgtctgtttcaGTATATTTGGATTGGGACTCTAAGCAGATAATACCTATGCTTAAATGTAACAGTCAAAAGCTGTCTGC
It contains:
- the CBLN4 gene encoding cerebellin-4, with the translated sequence MRLTMGSGRRALSAVPAVLLVLTLPGLPVWAQNDTEPIVLEGKCLVVCDSNPATDSKGSSSSPLGISVRAANSKVAFSAVRSTNHEPSEMSNKTRIIYFDQILVNVGNFFTLESVFVAPRKGIYSFSFHVIKVYQSQTIQVNLMLNGKPVISAFAGDKDVTREAATNGVLLYLDKEDKVYLKLEKGNLVGGWQYSTFSGFLVFPL